One genomic region from Pseudorca crassidens isolate mPseCra1 chromosome 11, mPseCra1.hap1, whole genome shotgun sequence encodes:
- the TEX52 gene encoding LOW QUALITY PROTEIN: testis-expressed protein 52 (The sequence of the model RefSeq protein was modified relative to this genomic sequence to represent the inferred CDS: inserted 3 bases in 3 codons) codes for MASNRQRSPRGQRXPARIREPFLKMVHAHETLPTPHTWAQREFVLPRESSELPGLTWQAYHQLALKLPPCVEMKAKVRHRLAXPRKDAAQHTWGFHRWLHVGRLPATFPARPDRPYDSNVWHWLTDSRAHRXPPAEPPVPPPSWMGQNSFLTFISCAPLFLDAQRRQQVILRTVKELREVGKLTLRSEVRAPLLDANGNVLPPKNFKK; via the exons atgGCCAGCAACCGGCAGAGATCGCCCAGGGGGCAGC GACCCGCCCGCATCAGAGAACCTTTCCTGAAG ATGGTCCACGCCCATGAGACCCTCCCGACGCCCCACACGTGGGCTCAACGCGAGTTCGTCCTCCCCAGGGAGTCCTCAGAGCTGCCCGGCCTCACCTGGCAAGCCTACCACCAGCTGGCCCTGAAGCTGCCACCCTGCGTGGAAATGAAGGCCAAGGTGCGTCATCGACTGG TGCCCCGGAAGGATGCGGCCCAGCACACCTGGGGCTTCCACAGGTGGCTGCATGTGGGACGTCTGCCGGCCACCTTCCCCGCCAGGCCTGACAGGCCCTATGACAGCAACGTCTGGCACTGGTTGACGGATTCCAGGGCCCACC CACCCCCGGCAGAGCCCCCGGTGCCCCCTCCGTCCTGGATGGGTCAAAACAGCTTTCTGACCTTCATCTCCTGTGCTCCTCTCTTTCTGGACGCACAGAGGAGGCAGCAGGTGATTCTCAGGACAGTGAAGGAGCTGAGAGAGGTGGGGAAGCTCACGCTGAGGAGTGAGGTCAGGGCACCCCTGCTCGATGCCAACGGCAATGTCCTGCCCCCGAAGAACTTCAAGAAGTAA